Proteins encoded by one window of Metamycoplasma subdolum:
- a CDS encoding GA module-containing protein: MNKKLLNKKILTTLSALALTSVPLTILSANTNEKNEIFYKKELVTNDAIIAIQKIKNNFSWINAKTRNEIIESIKYYFVDFNENIDATFLDKNANISLTWIIKTWKKALNQKLANQENSLTDAIVAWGKKEFKSLNKPWFNVYFKNLVNNAIDTHLYKKSTDTPANVLIKVNEKIAFSSIALKQVNQTYENIDTLVKEFQTFKADKNFGLCKKDDIEKLEELENVFTRKKAGRSNELAWFYAPNPTNELEVNEFNKKVKTLFVDLKEGLPRAKIGARSVSVWKDRLLDKLNNCHFIEPTFKANMLQEVANVHTKPWPEDEIMKMETRFLEHFKAQIKKNLIYLNEAQVTYITKDITWDYDKNGYNKKWSELASLNNIMKIANDKAIEYREIIKTPRYTEASDFRKQNYDAVYQNMIENRYMNWHQVNWYINWYGTCYIGLNGDANLTNAKNDAKNQIVSPLLDDVKKQAYKDKIDNQVTRGDIEKILVDYKNEIANIIAPLKDELIRNINVSVWIEAGKRDELIQKVNNTDDFGINKLYEEVFDESRWHLFKFLNDKDLPNLNANQLKSFKDTLPLYSEGSLSKLIDTLGVAYKTSRELDQMMEKLLNERALYGQVIKSKDFIEDTAKKQKAYIQAYNASFFDDNKNEAEVKAIYDNLLKARTALDGIYDQLAIDKNALIEKIKATKWTTPETKDTLIARVNSATEENFNDIKNEIILAFTTTLKSEVQKLSNLKVEQVAALNSKVIQSEDINPLNNLYDEALKLNKAMQDLQTLISDSDAEKIKQNYIDANDLLKENFDNVLIEAQNTKSENLADIENIIFRLTSAKNLLDGDKRILSKKEELKAKVASEDFEIIDNANKTKFTQDIDSQTTLAQLTTFEKSIDKLIQENVNKIKETLNQNIQKATWLNTENKNQATQQATKITNKNFKAIRNQIIEASKEDLNKQIQALTNLNQAQKDAIKAEVAAEIKVVELVKFFDKSNALNGTMKTLNDLKATCQDVYKTSNFKDAELQKQNDFINAHNALNFEDNKDKVAVETLINTLNNAKDALNGDAKILEAKNSLTTEITNDEFLKTSEKNDLKNRLTLAKSLAEINEIKNEKIKLSDKNKEYLNNKKQEITSKINQVESIDVATKPTLLSKVENATIETIDNVIVEINETIASKTKEEITKLTYLNDAQKDYFKGITLPQTEANELNLTLQKAKYLDNLMKQVKELKDSNTNTNTTTNYLDSENNIKAEYDAAYNNLTFADAKNKVKVQTIIDNFNKAKNALNGDARISAKKEELKAKVQAEDELIIDAAKKQELTQKVEQKTSLADLALVENEIENAIQTGIDKVRQDLKQKIQKMAWAEAQIKNQLDAKVDSLTNKNFKATTDEIVTTAKQTLQAKVDTLPNLNEAQKQALKDKISLKKTIAEFVICYEEANNLEVSMKTLNETKTNNLNVKDTQNFKDADLEKQKCFEEAYNALTFIDNKDKVAVDALVQKLNDARNALNGTQKLNDEKAKLTQEINNDELLKDDQKNTLKSQVTTATSLQQLEEIRHEQARLNSANQIALDNKKEEILNNLRQVKAIEEVDKEPLNLKVQNAKLNTIDTVEDEIKEQIKLAYEAKIGALTYLNPAQKAGLKAQVIKGLPATSLNKILDDTQLLELSMQDLKQIKDAYKDVKTTHVYTNDTPAKKEAFDLAYAALDFVDNKDKASVDLLIKNVREAKEALSGLSTLEQAKIDLTNEITNNSKLSNEQKDALKLKVNDATKLQDLDPIKAEIKSLEELRDKKDELISKINETKWTSTVEKQAAIDKLETATSTNIDQIKNEVKNDLVVILETKIAADKNLNAKQIETFKTQIDTTVLVSILNETYTITIPTLSQVMKELNDVVSQAEAEKAKQNYLDSTLNIKQDFDDKLNLAKTIETITLTEVNQIKDDLVVAIQNLDGDKNIASEKEKLEAKIFAEDKEIIDFAKKQEFKQKVDTATSLATLTTINQEVDEFINQKVSEIKNNLKTEITKISWIDDKTTLNQKVDTITNKNFKNITLEVISEAKTKLNEKIDSLANLNDNQKLALKEKANLKLNIDDLVLVLEEADALNLSMQKLNEAKIESLTIINSQNFKDSDLDLQTEFENAKSALEFNDNKDKPSVDNLVKNYEEAKAKLNGEAKLNEEKAKLTTLINDDSLLTSSQKDDLKQKIASAKNLDDLKKIINEKDALNQSNKKVLDDKKQALKDKISNTNAIGQIEKLSLNEKVENATADTISAIESEVNLGIAKIVIDEFNKLVNLNAKQKEYYTTLDLSLKTSNELNQLINDAKALDSKMKELNDLKEESKNVKTTINYLEADNTKLNNFDVSQKALEFVDNKDINAVEKLIQDYKLTLAALDGETRVNAKKAEIKSLISSETDFVLSVDKKNEFNNKTDLTNSIANLSLIEQELKSFIETKVNEIKDEIKANIQEAKWLSENEKVTQNQKVDSITNKNAHPIKDEVYAELRTKLIAKLDTIENINDKQKEYFKSKVPADISLDFTSVHTIINDANSLSGAMLSLAQEKAKADLVKTSSNYLKASLDKKEAYDKALANATFDDAKNKLQVFSLIGDLQDARKKLDGLNNLLKEEIKNLINELDDFKWMDNEIKLQITTKLQEITLDNQDQVKDEITKLIENDLKETIQNLPSLNQEQKDKLKAKVFGKNPIELNQIYDEAIALDKVMQNLRIALEDLTSILIKANALQDEKEVKTSLEKLNTLLQKADNLNNINDQLVRDIEDETSNLVNAIKQEYNTKIDSNENLTKVQKDYFKSLLAKAKDDKDITRALNDSNSVNEQMKKLKDLYNLLQVKRDSIKYEPNFDDIENEAKEILALDGKQDLNQENDERQIKDLIEKTQPILDALKTHEKEEKVEPKKFKFTLREATILAIAGNGVLLLAMLILAMTKPKRKAKK; this comes from the coding sequence ATGAATAAAAAATTACTGAACAAAAAAATACTAACCACACTTTCAGCGCTCGCTTTAACCTCTGTGCCTTTAACAATATTGTCAGCAAATACTAATGAAAAAAATGAAATATTCTACAAAAAAGAATTAGTTACAAATGACGCAATAATTGCAATACAAAAAATCAAAAATAATTTCTCATGAATTAACGCAAAAACAAGAAATGAAATTATTGAATCAATCAAATATTATTTTGTTGATTTTAATGAAAATATTGATGCTACATTCTTGGATAAAAACGCCAATATTTCATTGACTTGAATTATAAAAACTTGAAAGAAAGCACTTAATCAAAAACTTGCAAACCAAGAAAATTCTTTAACTGATGCTATTGTTGCTTGAGGAAAAAAGGAATTTAAATCTTTAAACAAACCCTGATTTAATGTTTACTTTAAAAATTTAGTAAATAACGCAATTGACACTCATCTTTACAAAAAGAGCACTGACACACCCGCTAATGTTTTAATAAAAGTGAATGAAAAAATCGCTTTTTCTTCAATCGCGTTAAAACAAGTTAATCAAACTTATGAAAATATTGACACTCTTGTAAAAGAATTTCAAACTTTCAAAGCTGATAAAAATTTTGGTCTTTGCAAAAAAGATGATATTGAAAAACTTGAAGAACTTGAAAATGTTTTCACAAGAAAAAAAGCAGGAAGAAGCAATGAACTTGCTTGATTTTATGCCCCAAATCCAACCAATGAATTAGAAGTTAATGAGTTTAACAAGAAAGTTAAAACTCTTTTTGTTGATTTAAAAGAAGGGCTTCCAAGAGCTAAAATCGGTGCAAGAAGTGTATCTGTTTGAAAAGATAGACTACTTGATAAACTTAATAATTGTCATTTTATAGAACCTACTTTTAAAGCAAATATGCTGCAAGAAGTTGCAAATGTGCATACAAAACCTTGGCCTGAAGATGAAATAATGAAAATGGAAACAAGGTTTTTAGAACATTTTAAAGCTCAAATTAAAAAGAATCTTATTTATTTAAACGAAGCCCAAGTAACTTATATAACAAAAGATATAACCTGAGACTATGATAAAAATGGTTACAACAAAAAATGAAGCGAACTTGCAAGCTTAAACAATATTATGAAAATTGCAAACGACAAAGCAATTGAATATAGAGAAATTATAAAAACTCCAAGATATACCGAAGCAAGTGATTTCCGCAAACAAAACTATGATGCTGTATATCAAAATATGATTGAAAATAGATACATGAATTGACACCAAGTCAATTGATATATCAACTGATATGGAACTTGCTACATCGGATTAAACGGTGATGCTAACTTAACTAACGCTAAAAACGATGCTAAAAATCAAATTGTTTCACCACTTTTAGATGATGTTAAAAAACAAGCATACAAAGATAAAATTGACAATCAAGTTACAAGAGGAGATATTGAAAAAATCCTTGTTGATTACAAAAATGAAATTGCAAACATTATCGCCCCTTTAAAAGATGAACTTATAAGAAACATAAATGTTTCTGTTTGAATTGAAGCAGGCAAAAGAGATGAACTTATTCAAAAAGTAAACAATACTGACGATTTTGGAATTAATAAACTTTACGAAGAAGTTTTTGATGAATCAAGATGACATTTATTTAAATTTCTTAATGATAAAGATTTACCTAACCTTAACGCTAATCAACTTAAGTCATTCAAAGATACTCTTCCTTTATACAGTGAAGGAAGTCTTTCAAAATTAATTGACACTCTAGGTGTTGCTTATAAAACATCAAGAGAGCTTGATCAAATGATGGAGAAACTATTAAACGAAAGAGCACTTTATGGTCAAGTAATTAAAAGTAAAGACTTTATAGAAGATACTGCTAAAAAACAAAAAGCATATATTCAAGCCTATAATGCATCATTTTTTGATGATAATAAAAATGAAGCAGAAGTAAAAGCAATTTATGATAACTTATTAAAAGCAAGAACAGCACTTGATGGAATTTATGATCAACTTGCAATTGACAAAAATGCTTTAATTGAAAAAATAAAAGCAACAAAATGAACAACCCCTGAAACTAAAGACACTTTAATTGCAAGAGTAAATAGTGCAACCGAAGAAAACTTTAATGACATAAAAAATGAAATTATCTTAGCCTTTACTACAACTTTAAAATCTGAAGTTCAAAAATTATCTAATTTAAAAGTTGAACAAGTTGCTGCATTAAATAGCAAAGTAATTCAAAGTGAAGATATAAATCCTTTAAATAATCTTTATGACGAAGCTTTAAAACTAAATAAAGCAATGCAAGATTTACAAACTTTAATTAGTGATTCTGATGCTGAAAAAATCAAACAAAATTACATAGATGCAAATGATTTACTTAAAGAAAACTTTGATAATGTTTTAATTGAAGCACAAAATACTAAAAGTGAAAATTTGGCTGATATTGAAAATATAATTTTCAGACTAACTAGTGCAAAAAATCTTTTAGATGGTGATAAAAGAATTTTAAGTAAAAAAGAAGAACTTAAAGCAAAAGTTGCTTCTGAAGATTTTGAAATAATTGACAATGCAAATAAAACAAAATTCACACAAGATATTGATTCTCAAACAACACTTGCACAACTTACAACTTTTGAAAAATCAATTGATAAATTAATTCAAGAAAATGTAAATAAAATTAAAGAAACTTTAAATCAAAATATTCAAAAAGCAACTTGATTAAACACAGAAAACAAAAATCAAGCCACTCAACAAGCAACAAAAATTACCAATAAAAATTTCAAAGCAATAAGAAATCAAATTATTGAAGCTTCAAAAGAGGATTTAAACAAACAAATTCAAGCTCTAACAAACCTAAATCAAGCACAAAAAGATGCAATAAAAGCAGAAGTCGCTGCTGAAATAAAAGTTGTTGAACTTGTAAAATTCTTTGACAAATCAAATGCTTTAAATGGCACAATGAAAACTTTAAATGATTTAAAAGCAACTTGTCAAGATGTTTATAAAACTTCAAACTTTAAAGACGCCGAATTGCAAAAACAAAATGACTTTATCAATGCACACAATGCTTTAAATTTTGAAGATAATAAAGATAAAGTTGCAGTTGAAACTTTAATCAATACTTTAAATAATGCAAAAGACGCTCTAAATGGTGACGCTAAAATACTAGAAGCAAAAAATTCATTAACAACTGAAATTACAAATGACGAATTTTTAAAAACTAGTGAAAAAAATGATCTAAAAAATAGATTAACTTTGGCAAAATCACTTGCAGAAATTAATGAAATCAAAAATGAAAAGATTAAATTAAGTGACAAAAACAAAGAATATTTAAATAATAAAAAACAAGAAATTACTTCAAAAATTAATCAAGTAGAATCAATCGACGTTGCAACTAAACCAACTCTTCTTTCAAAAGTTGAAAATGCAACAATTGAAACAATTGATAATGTGATAGTTGAAATTAATGAAACAATTGCATCAAAAACAAAGGAAGAAATTACTAAACTTACTTATCTAAACGATGCACAAAAAGATTATTTCAAAGGCATTACATTGCCTCAAACTGAAGCCAACGAACTTAACTTAACTTTACAAAAAGCTAAATACTTAGATAATTTAATGAAACAAGTTAAGGAATTAAAAGATTCAAATACAAACACCAACACTACAACCAATTATTTAGATAGTGAAAATAACATCAAAGCAGAATATGATGCAGCATACAATAACTTGACTTTTGCAGATGCTAAAAATAAAGTAAAAGTTCAAACCATCATCGACAATTTCAATAAAGCTAAAAACGCACTAAATGGTGATGCTAGAATTAGTGCCAAAAAAGAAGAACTTAAGGCAAAAGTTCAAGCTGAAGATGAATTAATTATTGACGCTGCCAAAAAGCAAGAATTGACTCAAAAAGTTGAACAAAAAACTTCACTTGCTGATCTTGCTTTAGTTGAAAATGAAATTGAAAATGCAATTCAAACTGGTATTGACAAAGTTAGACAAGATTTAAAGCAAAAAATTCAAAAAATGGCTTGAGCAGAGGCTCAAATTAAAAATCAACTTGATGCAAAAGTTGATTCATTAACCAATAAAAACTTCAAAGCAACTACTGATGAAATTGTAACAACTGCTAAACAAACACTTCAAGCAAAAGTTGATACATTACCCAACTTAAATGAAGCACAAAAGCAAGCTTTAAAAGATAAAATTAGTCTCAAGAAAACTATTGCAGAATTTGTTATTTGCTATGAAGAGGCTAATAATCTTGAAGTATCAATGAAAACTTTAAATGAAACAAAAACCAATAACTTAAATGTTAAAGATACACAAAACTTCAAAGACGCTGATTTAGAAAAACAAAAATGTTTTGAAGAGGCTTACAATGCTTTAACATTCATTGATAATAAAGACAAGGTTGCTGTTGATGCATTAGTTCAAAAATTAAATGATGCTAGAAATGCTTTAAACGGAACTCAAAAACTTAATGATGAAAAAGCAAAATTAACCCAAGAAATTAATAATGATGAACTTTTAAAAGATGATCAAAAGAATACTTTAAAATCTCAAGTAACAACTGCAACTTCATTACAACAACTTGAAGAAATTAGACACGAACAAGCAAGATTAAATTCAGCTAACCAAATTGCTTTAGATAATAAAAAAGAAGAAATCTTAAATAATTTAAGGCAAGTAAAAGCAATTGAAGAAGTTGATAAAGAGCCTTTAAACTTAAAAGTTCAAAACGCCAAATTAAATACAATTGATACTGTTGAAGATGAAATTAAGGAACAAATCAAACTTGCTTACGAAGCGAAAATCGGGGCTTTAACTTATTTAAACCCTGCTCAAAAAGCAGGCTTAAAAGCACAAGTTATTAAAGGCTTGCCAGCGACTTCATTAAACAAAATTTTAGATGATACTCAATTACTTGAATTATCTATGCAAGATTTAAAGCAAATCAAAGATGCTTACAAAGATGTTAAAACAACTCATGTTTATACAAATGACACACCTGCTAAAAAAGAAGCATTTGACCTAGCTTATGCAGCACTTGATTTTGTTGATAATAAAGATAAAGCAAGTGTTGATTTATTAATCAAAAACGTTCGTGAAGCAAAAGAAGCATTAAGTGGACTTTCTACACTTGAACAAGCAAAAATTGATTTAACTAATGAAATTACTAATAATAGTAAATTAAGCAATGAACAAAAAGATGCACTTAAATTAAAAGTTAACGATGCAACAAAACTTCAAGACTTAGACCCAATTAAAGCTGAAATTAAATCTTTAGAAGAACTTAGAGATAAAAAAGATGAATTAATTAGCAAAATTAATGAAACTAAATGAACTTCTACTGTTGAAAAGCAAGCTGCAATTGATAAACTTGAAACTGCAACTTCAACAAACATTGATCAAATCAAAAATGAAGTAAAAAACGATTTAGTAGTAATTCTTGAAACAAAAATTGCTGCAGATAAAAACTTAAATGCTAAACAAATTGAAACTTTCAAAACTCAAATTGATACTACTGTTTTAGTTTCAATTCTTAACGAAACTTACACAATTACTATTCCTACATTAAGTCAAGTAATGAAGGAATTAAATGATGTAGTTAGTCAAGCAGAAGCTGAAAAAGCTAAACAAAATTATTTAGATTCAACCTTAAATATCAAGCAAGATTTTGATGATAAATTAAACTTAGCAAAAACTATTGAAACAATTACTTTAACTGAAGTTAACCAAATAAAAGATGATCTTGTTGTAGCAATACAAAATCTTGATGGTGATAAAAATATTGCCAGTGAAAAAGAAAAACTTGAAGCCAAAATTTTCGCCGAAGATAAAGAAATTATTGATTTTGCTAAAAAACAAGAATTCAAACAAAAAGTTGACACAGCAACTTCACTTGCAACTTTAACTACAATTAATCAAGAAGTTGATGAATTTATTAATCAAAAAGTTAGTGAAATTAAAAATAATTTAAAAACCGAAATTACAAAAATTTCTTGAATAGATGACAAAACTACTTTAAATCAAAAAGTTGACACTATTACTAATAAAAACTTTAAAAACATTACTCTTGAAGTAATTAGTGAAGCTAAAACTAAATTAAATGAAAAAATTGACTCACTTGCTAATTTAAATGACAATCAAAAACTTGCTTTAAAAGAAAAAGCAAACCTTAAATTAAATATTGATGATTTAGTATTAGTTCTTGAAGAAGCAGATGCTTTAAATCTTTCAATGCAAAAATTAAATGAAGCTAAAATTGAAAGTTTAACTATTATAAATAGTCAAAACTTTAAAGACTCTGATTTAGATTTACAAACAGAGTTTGAAAATGCAAAATCAGCCTTAGAATTTAATGACAATAAAGATAAACCTTCAGTTGACAATTTAGTCAAAAACTATGAAGAAGCTAAAGCCAAACTAAATGGTGAAGCAAAACTTAATGAAGAAAAAGCAAAATTAACTACTTTAATTAATGATGATTCACTTCTAACTTCTTCACAAAAAGATGATTTAAAACAAAAAATTGCATCAGCTAAAAATCTTGACGATCTCAAAAAGATTATTAATGAAAAAGATGCTTTAAATCAATCAAATAAAAAGGTACTTGATGACAAAAAGCAAGCATTAAAAGATAAAATTTCAAATACCAATGCTATTGGCCAAATTGAAAAATTAAGTTTAAATGAAAAAGTGGAAAATGCAACCGCTGATACAATTAGTGCAATTGAAAGTGAAGTTAACTTAGGGATTGCAAAGATTGTTATAGATGAATTTAACAAACTTGTAAATCTAAACGCTAAACAAAAAGAATATTACACTACATTAGATTTAAGCTTAAAAACCTCTAATGAATTAAATCAACTTATTAATGATGCAAAAGCATTAGATAGTAAGATGAAAGAATTAAATGATCTAAAAGAAGAAAGCAAAAATGTTAAAACTACAATTAATTATTTAGAAGCAGATAACACTAAATTAAATAACTTTGACGTTTCTCAAAAAGCACTTGAATTTGTAGATAACAAAGACATTAACGCCGTTGAAAAATTAATTCAAGATTACAAACTTACCCTTGCAGCCTTAGATGGTGAAACAAGAGTTAATGCTAAAAAAGCTGAAATTAAATCTTTAATTTCAAGCGAAACTGATTTTGTTCTAAGTGTTGATAAAAAGAATGAATTTAATAACAAAACTGATTTAACAAATTCAATTGCAAATCTTTCTTTAATTGAACAAGAGCTTAAATCATTTATTGAAACAAAAGTTAATGAAATTAAAGATGAAATTAAAGCAAATATTCAAGAAGCAAAATGATTAAGTGAAAATGAAAAAGTAACTCAAAATCAAAAAGTTGATTCAATCACCAACAAAAATGCTCACCCAATCAAAGATGAAGTTTATGCTGAACTAAGAACGAAATTAATTGCTAAACTTGATACAATTGAAAATATCAATGATAAACAAAAAGAATACTTCAAATCTAAAGTTCCAGCTGATATTAGTTTAGATTTCACCTCAGTTCATACTATTATTAATGATGCAAACTCCCTATCTGGTGCAATGCTTTCTCTAGCACAAGAAAAAGCCAAAGCAGATCTTGTAAAAACAAGTTCAAACTATTTAAAAGCAAGTTTGGATAAAAAAGAAGCTTATGACAAAGCACTTGCTAATGCAACATTTGATGATGCTAAAAATAAACTTCAAGTATTTAGCCTAATCGGTGACTTGCAAGATGCAAGAAAAAAACTTGATGGACTTAACAACTTATTAAAAGAAGAAATTAAAAACTTAATAAATGAACTTGATGATTTTAAATGAATGGACAATGAAATTAAATTACAAATTACTACAAAACTTCAAGAAATTACTTTAGACAATCAAGATCAAGTTAAAGATGAAATTACTAAATTAATTGAAAATGATTTAAAAGAAACAATTCAAAATCTTCCTTCATTAAATCAAGAACAAAAAGATAAATTAAAGGCAAAAGTTTTTGGTAAAAATCCAATAGAACTGAACCAAATTTATGATGAAGCAATCGCTTTAGATAAAGTAATGCAAAATTTAAGAATTGCTTTAGAAGATTTAACTTCAATTTTAATAAAAGCAAATGCATTGCAAGATGAAAAAGAGGTAAAAACAAGCTTAGAAAAATTAAATACTTTACTTCAAAAAGCAGACAATTTAAATAATATTAACGATCAGCTTGTTCGTGATATTGAAGATGAAACTAGCAATTTAGTTAACGCAATTAAGCAAGAATATAACACTAAAATTGATAGTAATGAAAACTTAACAAAAGTGCAAAAAGATTACTTCAAATCATTGCTTGCAAAAGCAAAAGATGACAAAGATATTACTCGTGCTTTAAATGATTCAAATAGTGTCAATGAGCAAATGAAGAAACTTAAAGACCTATATAATCTTTTACAAGTTAAAAGAGATTCAATTAAATATGAACCTAACTTTGATGACATCGAAAATGAAGCAAAAGAAATTCTTGCACTTGATGGAAAGCAAGATTTAAATCAAGAAAATGATGAAAGACAAATTAAAGATTTAATTGAAAAAACTCAACCAATTTTAGATGCATTAAAAACTCATGAAAAAGAAGAAAAAGTTGAACCTAAGAAATTCAAATTTACTCTTAGAGAAGCAACAATTTTGGCAATTGCAGGTAATGGAGTATTACTACTTGCAATGTTAATATTAGCAATGACTAAGCCTAAAAGAAAAGCTAAAAAATAA
- a CDS encoding DUF3899 domain-containing protein, with protein sequence MNQEKQTFKEYWKTSWKKGYIIYFFAALLVFLIMILAVKFTVKRFDYYDEINKIKHYKLISWKETLSIVGIVMICFNLLAIFFKYGLGNGFVRMFKRSARERKIRRNAKTKYTLGMSIAEKDKILADERERYEYEESKSFESDNQNPKKRNGDFAFFFLIIIGLLLLLSLI encoded by the coding sequence ATGAATCAAGAAAAACAAACCTTCAAAGAATATTGAAAAACCAGTTGAAAAAAAGGATACATTATCTATTTTTTCGCTGCTCTTTTAGTATTCTTAATTATGATTTTAGCAGTTAAATTTACTGTTAAAAGATTTGATTATTATGATGAAATCAATAAAATAAAACATTACAAATTAATAAGTTGAAAAGAAACTTTATCAATTGTTGGAATAGTAATGATATGCTTCAATCTTTTAGCAATTTTCTTTAAGTATGGTCTTGGCAATGGATTTGTTAGAATGTTTAAAAGATCAGCACGTGAAAGAAAAATTAGAAGAAATGCAAAAACAAAATATACACTAGGAATGAGCATCGCTGAAAAGGATAAAATTTTAGCTGATGAAAGAGAAAGATACGAATATGAAGAATCTAAATCTTTTGAAAGCGACAATCAAAATCCTAAAAAAAGAAATGGTGATTTTGCATTCTTTTTCTTAATAATAATTGGACTACTTTTACTCTTAAGTTTAATTTAA